Proteins found in one Arachis stenosperma cultivar V10309 chromosome 8, arast.V10309.gnm1.PFL2, whole genome shotgun sequence genomic segment:
- the LOC130946794 gene encoding DExH-box ATP-dependent RNA helicase DExH18, mitochondrial: MATTLFNLCTRRRTIHRLKVLLLSNTHHFSAASTSQFRNFDAPIRSFSTHFRKPRFPLRFLQSWNLSGGTTLPMRQFSDDAGDGGGEKDTAAESDYEFGKSVSFEPENEVNGVSSLSGSVVVENDDTNECNSEVDDDSIECNSSSSSSIGRDELENNNNNNNNQNSEEFASVALRDPVELYRALCDAKKGAKLERSEGEVLLEVFNYFAKSGWASNQALAIYIGLSFFPTAASKFHHFFRKKCPADVARYLVSLGPSDSAVKFLFPIFVEFCLDNFPDEIKRFRGMVAMADLTKPHTWFPFARAMKRKIIYHCGPTNSGKTYNALQRFMDAKKGIYCSPLRLLAMEVFDKVNAKGIYCSLLTGQEKKHVPFSNHVACTVEMVSMQELYDVAIIDEIQMMSDPYRGYAWTRALLGLKADEIHLCGDPSVLDIVRKICQDTGDELYEQHYERFKPLVVEAKTLLGNLQNIQSGDCVVAFSRREIFEVKLAIEKQTKHRCCVIYGALPPETRRHQATLFNDQSNEYDVLVASDAVGMGLNLNIRRVIFNNLSKYNGDKMVPVPASQVKQIAGRAGRRGCLYPDGLATTMHLDDLDYLIECLKQPFDEVKKVGLFPFFEQVELFASQLPNLTFCQLLEKFGESCRLDGSYFLCLYDHIKKIANMLERVQGLSLEDRFNFCFAPVNIRDPKAMYHLLRFATTFSQNMPVNIAMGLPRSSARNDSELLDLETRHQVLSMYLWLSNHFKQERFPYVKKAEAMATDIADLLAHSLTNANWKPLSRRTRGKPKAEKGEGQPESGNAVVLKTGKHSYLRPQALSKLYDRRRQDKPLQVDQSKKVAA, translated from the exons ATGGCAACAACTCTCTTCAACTTGTGCACACGCAGGAGAACCATTCACAggctcaaggttctccttctttCCAACACCCACCATTTTAGCGCCGCTTCTACTTcacaatttcgaaattttgatgCTCCAATTCGAAGTTTCTCGACCCACTTCAGGAAACCTCGTTTTCCCTTGCGTTTCCTCCAAAGTTGGAATCTTTCCGGTGGAACAACCCTCCCCATGAGGCAGTTTTCAGACGACGCCGGCGATGGTGGCGGCGAGAAGGACACCGCCGCGGAATCGGATTACGAATTTGGTAAGAGTGTTAGTTTTGAGCCTGAAAATGAAGTTAATGGTGTTTCTTCCTTATCTGGTAGCGTGGTTGTTGAAAATGATGATACTAATGAATGCAATTCGGAGGTAGATGATGATTCTATAGAATGcaatagtagtagtagtagtagtattGGTAGGGATGAATtagagaataataataataataataataatcagaATAGTGAGGAATTTGCAAGTGTCGCATTGCGAGATCCTGTTGAATTGTACCGTGCCCTTTGCGATGCCAAAAAGGGTGCAAAGCTCGAGAGATCAGAGGGGGAAGTGCTGCTGGAAGTGTTCAATTACTTTGCCAAGTCAGGTTGGGCCTCAAACCAGGCTCTGGCCATTTACATTGGTTTGTCTTTTTTCCCCACAGCCGCGAGCAAGTTCCACCACTTTTTTAGGAAGAAATGCCCTGCTGATGTTGCTCGGTACCTGGTGTCACTAGGGCCGAGTGATTCTGCTGTGAAGTTCTTGTTTCCTATATTTGTTGAGTTTTGTTTGGATAATTTCCCGGATGAGATCAAGAGGTTCAGGGGTATGGTTGCGATGGCGGACCTCACGAAGCCTCACACTTGGTTCCCATTTGCGCGGGCCATGAAACGGAAGATAATTTATCATTGTGGGCCGACTAATAGTGGTAAAACATATAATGCTCTGCAACGGTTTATGGATGCGAAAAAGGGCATTTATTGTAGTCCTCTCAGGTTGTTGGCTATGGAAGTTTTTGATAAGGTTAATGCAAAAGGCATTTATTGCAGTCTACTAACGGGGCAAGAAAAGAAGCACGTCCCATTTTCGAATCATGTTGCATGTACTGTGGAAATGGTGTCAATGCAAGAATTGTACGATGTGGCCATTATTGATGAGATTCAGATGATGTCAGATCCATATAGGGGGTATGCATGGACAAGGGCACTCTTGGGGTTGAAGGCTGATGAGATACATTTGTGTGGCGATCCTAGTGTTTTGGATATTGTTCGAAAGATCTGCCAAGACACTGGAGATGAGTTGTATGAGCAACATTATGAGAGGTTCAAACCACTGGTGGTTGAAGCAAAGACCTTACTTGGTAATCTTCAAAATATTCAATCAGGGGATTGTGTAGTTGCCTTCTCAAGGAGAGAGATATTTGAGGTTAAGTTGGCCATCGAGAAACAGACCAAACATCGTTGTTGTGTTATATATGGTGCCTTGCCACCAGAAACTCGTAGACACCAGGCTACTTTGTTCAATGATCAAAGTAATGAATATGATGTTCTAGTAGCTAGTGATGCAGTGGGAATGGGCCTGAACCTTAACATTAGAAGGGTAATTTTTAATAACCTCTCGAAATACAATGGTGACAAAATGGTCCCCGTCCCAGCATCACAGGTTAAGCAAATTGCAGGAAGAGCTGGTAGGAGAGGATGCCTTTATCCCGATGGTCTCGCCACGACCATGCATTTAGATGATTTGGATTACTTGATCGAGTGTTTGAAACAACCTTTTGACGAGGTTAAGAAAGTGGGGTTGTTTCCTTTCTTTGAGCAGGTTGAATTATTTGCCAGTCAACTTCCTAATCTGACGTTCTGCCAGCTACTAGAAAAGTTTGGTGAAAGTTGCCGTTTGGATGGATCATACTTCTTGTGTCTATATGATCACATAAAGAAGATTGCAAATATGCTGGAGAGGGTCCAGGGACTGTCTTTAGAAGATCGTTTTAACTTCTGTTTTGCCCCAGTTAATATTAGAGACCCGAAAGCTATGTACCACTTACTCAGATTTGCTACGACGTTCAGTCAGAATATGCCTGTCAATATAGCTATGGGCTTGCCGAGAAGCTCTGCCCGGAATGATTCAGAACTCCTGGACCTTGAGACTAGGCATCAAGTGTTGTCTATGTATTTATGGTTGTCAAACCACTTCAAGCAGGAAAGATTTCCATATGTGAAGAAAGCTGAGGCAATGGCCACAGACATAGCTGATCTACTGGCTCATTCTCTTACCAATGCTAATTGGAAGCCGTTatcaaggagaacaagagggAAACCTAAAGCCGAAAAAGGTGAAGGGCAACCTGAATCCGGGAATGCAGTTGTATTGAAAACTGGAAAACATAGTTATTTAAGGCCACAGGCACTTTCTAAATTATATGACAG GAGACGGCAGGATAAGCCCTTGCAGGTTGATCAGTCAAAGAAAGTAGCTGCATAA
- the LOC130943655 gene encoding inositol polyphosphate multikinase beta-like has protein sequence MFKIPEHQVAGHQAKDGVLGPLIDDSGNFYKPLQNDERGSKEIAFYTSLSSDPRVPDNIRRYFPIFRGTKAINASDGSGLQPHLVLEDVVSSYQSPSVMDIKIGSRTWDPQASESYIEKCLKKDRESSSLTLGFRISGLKLVTSSKDASVWQPGRKFLQNLAANDAKLVLSRFVSSNVSSNDNIHPDCSFASKVFGGPSGILEQLLELKKWFEVQTIFHFYSCSVLMVYERESLMKGSSSSGALVKLVDFAHVADAKGAIDHNFLGGLCSLIKFISDVLEAPVENGFCNNYCSKE, from the coding sequence ATGTTTAAGATCCCAGAGCACCAAGTTGCTGGTCATCAAGCCAAAGATGGTGTCCTTGGCCCCCTAATAGACGATTCTGGAAACTTCTACAAGCCTCTTCAAAATGATGAACGTGGTTCCAAAGAAATTGCATTTTATACCTCCCTGTCTTCTGATCCCAGGGTCCCCGACAACATTCGCAGATACTTCCCCATTTTTCGTGGTACTAAGGCTATCAATGCATCTGATGGCTCTGGCTTACAACCCCATCTTGTTTTGGAAGATGTTGTCTCCAGTTACCAGAGCCCATCTGTAATGGATATCAAAATTGGTTCTAGGACTTGGGATCCGCAAGCTTCTGAGTCCTACATTGAAAAGTGTTTAAAAAAGGATAGAGAATCCTCTAGCCTGACATTGGGTTTTAGAATATCAGGATTGAAGTTAGTGACCTCCTCCAAAGATGCATCGGTCTGGCAGCCGGGCAGGAAGTTTCTTCAAAACCTAGCTGCCAACGATGCCAAATTGGTATTGAGTAGGTTTGTTTCTTCCAACGTGTCTTCAAATGATAACATACACCCAGATTGTTCTTTTGCGTCTAAGGTTTTTGGTGGACCTTCTGGAATTTTGGAACAGCTACTGGAACTTAAGAAATGGTTTGAGGTTCAAACTATTTTTCATTTCTATTCTTGTTCTGTCCTCATGGTATATGAAAGGGAATCTCTGATGAAAGGAAGTAGTAGTTCAGGTGCTCTTGTTAAACTTGTTGACTTTGCACATGTGGCGGATGCAAAAGGTGCCATTGATCACAACTTCTTGGGAGGGCTTTGTTCTTTAATTAAGTTCATTTCAGATGTATTGGAGGCACCTGTTGAAAACGGCTTTTGTAACAATTACTGTTCTAAAGAATGA